One genomic window of Butyricicoccus intestinisimiae includes the following:
- a CDS encoding ABC transporter ATP-binding protein — MQYSGFNKILRSVFVQTLLNKLDDGTFSDFFEDWKWIFSYSRKYTKVIICYTIIGIISSTLGLVSSVASKYMIDIITGYQFEKLWLVAVIMVSSMVVSLLFTSLVNRYSTKLSIYVNNDMQADIFDRIIDADWLSISQFENGDILNRFNNDVNTVASNAVSWLPNLIIYVYSIAATLAVILYYDATMALIALLSAPILLLSGRYLMRKNSEYRRKVLEVNSKLMNYEVETFYNFDTIKSFGVMEHYSKGLRGWQERFKQTNLAYNLFTIKTNIGMSVLSAGVSFLAFGYCLFRLWTGDILYGTMTLFLEQRSKLSNQFSNLVRIIPGMLNSAVSARRIRELVELPREVHMPEQSERMRQAAQHGFTVQLEHVNFAYIQEHRVLTDSNFIASPGEIVALVGPSGEGKTTMLRMILGLLHPNQGTAQLVTQDGETVPIHADTRRYFSYVPQGNTLMSGTIADNLRVVKEDATEEEIKQALETACAWEFVQKMPDGIHSLLGTRGRGVSEGQAQRISIARAVLRDAPILLLDEATSALDVATERQVLRNIMHRHPNKTCIVTTHRPSVLNLCQRIYRVIDTKVTQLDEQASNQMVQDF; from the coding sequence ATGCAGTATTCCGGATTCAATAAAATTTTGCGTTCGGTTTTTGTACAGACACTGCTGAATAAATTGGATGACGGCACGTTTTCGGATTTTTTTGAGGATTGGAAATGGATTTTTTCCTACAGCCGAAAATATACAAAGGTTATTATCTGTTATACCATCATCGGTATCATCAGCTCCACGCTGGGATTGGTTTCCTCGGTTGCGAGCAAGTATATGATTGACATTATCACGGGGTATCAGTTTGAAAAGCTGTGGCTGGTCGCGGTCATTATGGTGTCAAGCATGGTTGTGAGCCTGCTGTTTACGAGCTTGGTCAATCGGTATTCGACAAAGCTGTCTATTTATGTCAACAACGATATGCAGGCGGATATTTTTGACCGGATTATTGACGCGGATTGGCTGAGCATCTCACAGTTTGAAAATGGCGATATTCTCAATCGGTTTAATAATGACGTCAATACCGTCGCGAGCAACGCCGTGAGCTGGCTGCCCAATTTGATTATTTATGTATACAGCATCGCTGCAACGCTCGCCGTGATTTTGTATTACGATGCGACCATGGCGCTGATTGCGCTGCTGTCTGCGCCGATTTTGCTGTTGTCCGGCAGATATTTGATGCGGAAAAACAGCGAATACCGCCGGAAGGTGCTGGAGGTCAACAGCAAGTTGATGAACTATGAGGTGGAGACTTTTTACAACTTTGACACCATCAAATCGTTCGGCGTGATGGAACACTACAGCAAGGGGCTGCGAGGCTGGCAGGAGCGATTCAAACAGACCAATTTGGCATATAATTTGTTTACCATCAAGACGAACATCGGCATGTCAGTGCTGTCGGCAGGCGTGTCCTTTCTCGCGTTTGGATATTGCCTGTTTCGGCTGTGGACGGGAGATATTTTGTATGGAACCATGACTCTGTTTTTGGAGCAGCGCTCTAAGCTGTCCAATCAGTTTTCCAATCTGGTGCGCATTATTCCGGGTATGTTAAACAGCGCCGTGTCTGCGCGGCGCATTCGGGAGCTGGTGGAACTGCCGCGCGAAGTACATATGCCGGAACAGTCGGAACGAATGCGGCAGGCCGCACAGCACGGATTTACCGTGCAGCTGGAGCATGTGAATTTTGCCTATATCCAAGAGCACCGTGTCCTGACCGATTCCAACTTTATTGCTTCTCCGGGAGAAATTGTGGCGCTGGTTGGACCGAGCGGAGAGGGAAAGACGACCATGCTGCGCATGATTCTGGGACTGCTGCATCCGAACCAAGGCACGGCTCAGCTGGTCACGCAGGACGGAGAGACCGTGCCGATTCATGCAGACACCCGACGATATTTTTCATACGTGCCGCAGGGAAATACACTGATGTCCGGCACCATCGCGGACAATCTGCGTGTGGTCAAGGAAGATGCAACCGAGGAAGAAATCAAGCAGGCGCTTGAGACTGCGTGCGCATGGGAGTTTGTACAAAAGATGCCGGACGGCATCCACAGCCTGCTCGGCACACGTGGCAGAGGCGTGTCAGAGGGACAGGCACAGCGCATCAGCATTGCGCGTGCAGTGCTGCGAGATGCGCCGATTTTGCTGCTGGATGAGGCAACCAGCGCATTGGATGTCGCAACCGAACGACAGGTGCTGCGCAATATCATGCATCGGCATCCGAATAAGACCTGCATCGTGACCACGCATCGCCCCAGCGTGCTGAACCTGTGTCAGCGCATTTATCGTGTCATTGACACCAAGGTGACACAGCTGGATGAGCAGGCGTCCAATCAAATGGTGCAAGATTTTTAA
- the fliB gene encoding flagellin lysine-N-methylase, with the protein MGYIRRPSYYKNFRCIGSACTDNCCIGWEIEVDADTLAYYQTVSGSFGEKLRASISAPAPQTGTAHFFMDKQNRCPLLDACNLCEVYKHLGEQHMVQICTDHPRYFGWFSGGREDGLGLCCEAAAHLILQETGYPQWEILQEPDTSDTDEKTEHGIEQTLFSMREQLFHLIKPEASVSFDEKTDAIYRAARAMQDQYDAVVFGFPADETEEDLFCWSKAFWNEACLTQIFDQLLQMEINRPDWKDHLLCIKIQLSDLLHARPAFLQFYQKKCYEYDQLLLYFVYRHFMNARDDDAVREKVQFALISTAVIQVLDIFHWMTHGTLSHWDQICICKAYSREIEYDEENTECLSNFIFDT; encoded by the coding sequence ATGGGCTATATTCGCCGCCCTTCTTACTATAAAAATTTCCGCTGTATTGGCTCAGCCTGCACGGACAACTGCTGTATCGGCTGGGAAATCGAGGTCGATGCGGACACGCTCGCCTATTACCAAACGGTTTCCGGCTCTTTTGGTGAAAAACTCCGCGCGAGCATTTCCGCTCCCGCACCGCAGACCGGAACCGCGCATTTTTTCATGGACAAGCAAAACCGCTGTCCGCTGCTCGATGCCTGTAATCTCTGCGAAGTCTACAAGCATTTGGGCGAACAGCACATGGTGCAGATTTGTACGGATCATCCACGCTACTTTGGCTGGTTCTCCGGCGGCAGAGAGGATGGACTTGGTCTGTGCTGTGAGGCTGCTGCGCATTTGATTTTGCAGGAAACCGGCTATCCCCAATGGGAGATTCTTCAAGAGCCGGATACATCCGATACAGACGAAAAAACAGAGCACGGCATCGAACAGACACTATTTTCTATGCGCGAACAGCTCTTTCATCTCATCAAGCCGGAAGCATCCGTCTCATTTGACGAAAAAACAGATGCGATATACCGCGCCGCCCGCGCCATGCAGGATCAATATGACGCCGTTGTATTCGGCTTTCCGGCAGACGAGACAGAGGAAGATTTATTTTGCTGGTCAAAGGCTTTTTGGAACGAAGCCTGCCTGACGCAGATTTTTGACCAATTGCTGCAAATGGAAATCAATCGACCGGATTGGAAAGACCATCTGCTTTGTATCAAAATACAGCTTTCCGACCTGCTGCATGCCCGTCCGGCTTTTTTGCAATTTTATCAGAAAAAGTGCTATGAATATGACCAATTACTGCTGTATTTTGTGTATCGCCATTTTATGAACGCACGCGATGATGACGCCGTGCGCGAAAAGGTACAGTTTGCGCTCATCAGCACCGCGGTCATTCAAGTACTGGATATTTTTCATTGGATGACGCACGGAACGCTGTCCCACTGGGATCAAATCTGTATTTGCAAAGCATATTCTCGTGAAATCGAATATGACGAAGAAAATACCGAATGTCTATCCAATTTCATATTCGATACCTGA
- a CDS encoding putative quinol monooxygenase, whose translation MIKITARQVIKKECIAKYRELTRELVAKSQAEEGNISYTSNQSISDERVHCFIEYWKDQAAIDTHNATEHFQRIIPQLGEMFDEPEIVDLYTEVEF comes from the coding sequence ATGATTAAGATTACGGCAAGACAGGTCATCAAGAAAGAATGCATTGCGAAATATCGCGAGCTGACCCGCGAGCTGGTTGCAAAGTCTCAGGCAGAAGAGGGCAACATCTCGTACACATCCAACCAGAGCATCTCGGATGAGCGCGTTCACTGCTTCATCGAATACTGGAAGGATCAGGCAGCGATTGATACGCACAATGCGACCGAGCATTTTCAGCGCATCATTCCGCAGCTGGGCGAGATGTTTGACGAGCCGGAAATTGTCGATCTGTACACTGAGGTAGAATTCTAA
- a CDS encoding S-layer homology domain-containing protein produces MSKVFKRMQAMFLAVIMIVGVLPTVSQADDVGAKFKNGPYLLAPKEHSMVVVWESTENVPSTIAYGTDKEALCDPISVNVNEDAPDFQGKKMNLFHYKLDNLEAGTRYYYEVKLENGETCSASFRTLSSDPSQIRMITLSDSHIFATRNELDAAVKEFDPDVMLHCGDMVEGTGAQAEQFSFWFQGKADNDFIHSYPIVYSSGNHDQGGVYFNTYVYSIQDQEYGGTVEGDSSFNYGGIHIITMNSNPWGLFQMNSEATGAQADEATLKTIENAMNWLKADLKTDAATKADFRMIMMHHPVSDAYTKRYIPDVIEPGKVDLMLSGHTHSYARAVSSNPEVGAGTIYLTHQDARTYNKKGDFFYITRDKGSDVLKVENYGATGEGAESKLANTTLVAKEKQQLKWSDISIEPTEVLYNGEVTVKATVTNVGKGLAAAVIPVDDNGKTRYLYQFEDGIVTLDPGKSATLSGTLRMESLGKHTLKLADKTADVNVTYREPTADYANVRIKQGDKDVSDPTSNVLHIKADVNNIGNDAGTFNAEFKVNGETKDSKQYSLQSGESKVAEFSYTFDKAGDYEVTIGNAKPQTITVEGSIQGMPVVKDKSGNGNNAYVHGQPEYGTDDNGKQTLVLDGKRDYLEIPDSGSYTPKDSMTGMVWANLPSAGTTKGGVSELTEQYVDLDGKGAIPDHNPLMVKGIGLGWGTPYMFRMAIRETGKVTYGVCLQDDNGEFSWNDGSDENFGIKKDTWVQYTSAFDFETGGDSYENELHSAHVDKPAFTAPIKTWDGEPMYIGLGFKNTLQTKRNRGMYHTMLPGAVSQVRFYTSKLSEDEVTAVRNDPTAGGASADNMKIWLDFESSNIDTAGTHTTEWVEITDAPTKLAYNAAFAGKASITATVQTSDDGKTVKEEKKVELANGSSAADLTGMAKAKYARIITKFVSDLNATESSVPVLNEYALTAGETKTWNTLVDWQKGTFEGAAGHQDSTVYKNYAKDYDDYGTVGEGQEDETKFTDIENHWAEDYIKRAEKLHLFDGTSPTTFSPDVAMTRGMFVKVLGSLAKIDTAAYAGKSKFADVKEEDYFCAYVNWAQKNGIVAGTSPTTFSPNENITREQTAVMLSNYMDYAKINLPESEVSAFADNDQISAYAGKAVHRMHATGLMVGRGDNMFVPQGESTRAEMATILVQFCDKIG; encoded by the coding sequence ATGAGTAAAGTATTCAAACGAATGCAGGCGATGTTCCTGGCGGTCATCATGATCGTAGGCGTTCTTCCAACGGTTTCTCAGGCGGATGATGTCGGCGCCAAGTTCAAAAACGGCCCGTACCTGCTTGCACCAAAAGAACACAGTATGGTCGTCGTATGGGAAAGCACAGAAAATGTGCCCTCGACCATCGCATATGGCACGGACAAGGAGGCTCTGTGCGATCCAATCTCGGTAAACGTGAACGAAGATGCACCGGATTTTCAGGGAAAAAAGATGAATCTGTTCCATTACAAGCTGGACAATCTGGAGGCTGGCACGCGGTATTACTACGAGGTCAAGCTGGAAAATGGCGAGACCTGCTCTGCGAGCTTCCGGACGCTGAGCAGCGATCCGAGCCAGATTCGCATGATTACCCTGTCTGACTCGCACATTTTTGCGACCAGAAACGAGCTGGATGCGGCGGTCAAGGAGTTTGATCCGGATGTTATGCTGCACTGTGGTGACATGGTAGAAGGCACCGGTGCACAGGCAGAGCAGTTCAGCTTCTGGTTCCAGGGCAAGGCGGACAATGATTTTATCCACAGCTATCCGATTGTGTATTCCAGCGGCAACCATGATCAGGGCGGCGTATACTTTAACACGTATGTATACTCGATTCAGGATCAGGAATACGGCGGAACCGTAGAGGGCGACAGTTCGTTCAACTACGGCGGCATTCACATCATCACGATGAACAGCAACCCGTGGGGTCTGTTCCAGATGAACTCGGAAGCTACCGGCGCACAGGCTGACGAAGCAACGCTCAAGACCATTGAAAACGCCATGAATTGGCTCAAGGCAGATCTGAAAACCGACGCCGCAACCAAGGCGGATTTCCGCATGATTATGATGCACCATCCGGTATCCGATGCATACACCAAGCGGTATATTCCGGACGTCATCGAGCCGGGCAAGGTTGATCTGATGCTTTCCGGTCATACGCACAGCTATGCACGTGCCGTATCTTCCAATCCGGAAGTCGGCGCCGGCACCATTTATCTGACGCATCAGGACGCAAGAACTTATAACAAGAAGGGTGATTTCTTCTATATCACGCGCGATAAGGGTTCTGACGTTCTGAAGGTTGAAAACTACGGCGCAACCGGTGAAGGCGCAGAGAGCAAGCTCGCCAATACCACGCTGGTTGCAAAGGAAAAGCAGCAGCTGAAATGGTCGGATATTTCCATTGAGCCGACAGAAGTTCTGTACAACGGTGAAGTGACAGTCAAGGCAACCGTGACCAACGTGGGCAAGGGACTGGCAGCAGCTGTCATTCCGGTTGACGACAATGGCAAAACACGCTATCTGTATCAGTTTGAGGACGGCATTGTCACGCTGGATCCGGGCAAATCAGCAACTTTGAGCGGAACACTCCGCATGGAATCGCTTGGCAAGCATACGCTGAAGCTGGCTGACAAGACCGCGGATGTCAATGTCACCTATCGCGAGCCGACGGCGGATTATGCCAATGTTCGCATCAAGCAGGGCGATAAGGATGTCAGCGATCCGACCAGCAACGTGCTGCACATCAAGGCAGATGTCAACAACATTGGCAACGATGCAGGTACATTTAACGCAGAATTTAAGGTAAACGGCGAGACCAAGGACAGCAAGCAGTATTCTCTGCAGTCCGGTGAATCCAAGGTGGCAGAGTTCTCGTATACGTTTGACAAAGCAGGCGATTACGAAGTAACCATCGGCAATGCAAAGCCGCAGACCATCACCGTAGAAGGCTCCATTCAGGGTATGCCGGTTGTCAAGGACAAGTCGGGCAACGGCAACAATGCGTATGTTCATGGCCAGCCGGAATACGGCACGGATGACAACGGCAAGCAGACATTGGTTCTGGACGGCAAGCGCGATTATCTGGAAATTCCGGATAGCGGCAGTTATACGCCGAAGGATTCCATGACCGGTATGGTATGGGCAAACCTGCCGAGCGCAGGCACCACCAAGGGCGGCGTTTCTGAGCTGACCGAGCAGTATGTTGATTTGGACGGCAAGGGTGCCATTCCGGATCACAACCCGCTGATGGTCAAGGGCATTGGCCTTGGCTGGGGCACGCCGTACATGTTCCGCATGGCAATTCGTGAAACCGGTAAGGTGACATACGGTGTATGCCTGCAGGACGACAACGGTGAATTCAGCTGGAACGACGGCAGCGACGAAAACTTTGGCATCAAGAAGGACACTTGGGTACAGTACACCAGTGCATTTGATTTCGAGACCGGCGGCGATTCTTATGAGAATGAGCTGCATTCTGCACACGTAGATAAGCCGGCATTCACCGCGCCGATTAAGACGTGGGACGGCGAGCCGATGTACATCGGTCTGGGCTTCAAGAATACCCTGCAGACCAAGCGCAACCGCGGCATGTATCACACCATGCTTCCGGGTGCTGTTTCTCAGGTACGATTCTACACCTCCAAGCTGTCGGAAGATGAAGTGACAGCTGTTCGCAACGATCCGACCGCAGGCGGCGCATCCGCTGACAACATGAAGATCTGGCTGGACTTCGAGAGCAGCAATATTGACACCGCAGGTACGCATACGACAGAATGGGTAGAAATCACCGATGCACCGACCAAGCTGGCTTACAATGCAGCGTTTGCAGGCAAGGCTTCGATTACCGCAACCGTACAGACTTCCGATGACGGCAAGACCGTCAAGGAAGAAAAGAAGGTAGAGCTGGCAAACGGCAGCAGCGCTGCAGATCTGACCGGTATGGCAAAGGCAAAGTATGCCCGCATCATCACCAAGTTTGTATCGGATTTGAACGCAACCGAATCCAGCGTACCGGTTCTCAACGAGTACGCACTGACTGCAGGCGAGACCAAGACTTGGAACACGCTGGTTGATTGGCAGAAGGGCACGTTTGAAGGCGCAGCAGGCCATCAGGACAGCACGGTTTACAAGAACTACGCAAAGGATTATGACGACTACGGCACCGTAGGCGAAGGTCAGGAAGACGAGACCAAGTTTACGGATATTGAGAATCATTGGGCAGAGGATTACATCAAGCGCGCAGAAAAGCTGCATCTGTTTGACGGAACCTCTCCGACGACCTTCTCTCCGGATGTTGCCATGACACGCGGCATGTTTGTCAAGGTGCTGGGCAGCCTGGCAAAGATTGACACCGCAGCATACGCAGGCAAGAGCAAGTTTGCCGACGTCAAGGAAGAGGATTACTTCTGTGCATATGTCAATTGGGCACAGAAAAACGGCATTGTAGCCGGAACCTCTCCGACAACGTTCTCTCCGAATGAAAATATTACGAGAGAACAGACCGCTGTTATGCTGTCCAATTACATGGACTATGCAAAGATCAATCTGCCGGAGTCCGAAGTCTCTGCGTTTGCAGATAACGACCAGATTTCCGCTTATGCAGGCAAGGCAGTGCATAGAATGCACGCAACCGGCCTGATGGTAGGCAGAGGCGATAACATGTTCGTTCCGCAGGGCGAATCCACGAGAGCCGAAATGGCGACCATTCTCGTGCAGTTCTGCGATAAGATCGGATAA
- a CDS encoding MarR family winged helix-turn-helix transcriptional regulator, which produces MIKNEHISRYIGILANRLRREIDALASCGEYSGAEGKILHFILAHTDSEIFQKDLEEEFGMRPSSASALIKKMEQNGLITREPVPYDGRFKRIVPSEKALQNKENVLHGVQALESRLLDGISKEQQEQWLAITKKMIQNL; this is translated from the coding sequence ATGATCAAGAACGAACATATTTCAAGATATATCGGCATTCTTGCCAATCGTCTGCGCCGTGAAATTGACGCACTGGCGTCGTGCGGAGAGTACAGCGGTGCAGAGGGAAAAATTCTGCATTTTATTTTGGCGCATACGGACAGCGAAATCTTCCAAAAGGATTTGGAGGAGGAATTTGGTATGCGTCCGTCATCGGCGAGTGCGTTGATTAAAAAAATGGAGCAGAATGGACTGATTACCCGCGAGCCGGTTCCGTATGACGGCAGATTCAAACGGATTGTGCCAAGCGAAAAAGCGCTGCAAAATAAAGAAAACGTTCTGCACGGGGTGCAGGCGCTGGAGTCGCGTCTGCTCGACGGCATTTCCAAAGAACAGCAGGAACAATGGCTGGCGATTACCAAAAAAATGATTCAAAACCTGTGA
- a CDS encoding F0F1 ATP synthase subunit epsilon, with the protein MAKTLYLEIITPEKQFFTGNVEGIVLPALDGQYGVQPGHEPIVTALEPGNVRYCVDGAWKEIVVTQGFAEIMPDYAIMLVSTAERPDEIDRARAERAKQRAEERLRQQQSIQEYYHSKAALARAMARLKASGK; encoded by the coding sequence ATGGCTAAGACGCTCTATCTGGAAATCATCACCCCGGAAAAGCAGTTTTTCACAGGAAATGTGGAAGGCATTGTCCTGCCCGCACTGGACGGTCAGTACGGCGTACAGCCGGGACATGAGCCGATTGTCACGGCGCTGGAGCCGGGCAATGTACGGTACTGTGTGGACGGCGCATGGAAAGAAATCGTTGTCACACAGGGCTTTGCAGAGATCATGCCGGATTATGCCATCATGCTGGTATCTACTGCAGAACGTCCGGATGAAATTGACCGCGCACGTGCAGAACGTGCAAAGCAGCGTGCAGAAGAGCGTCTGCGCCAGCAGCAGAGCATTCAGGAGTATTATCACTCCAAGGCAGCACTGGCGCGTGCGATGGCACGTCTGAAAGCATCCGGAAAATAA
- the atpD gene encoding F0F1 ATP synthase subunit beta, translating into MELKGAVAQVLGPVVDVEFDGGKLPEINEALTVELDGKKQVMEVAQHVGGDTVRCIMLSPSEGLGRGDTVIASGHTIETPVGEGTLGRLFNVLGEPIDEKGPVQTDEKWSIHREPPAFANQNPTTEILETGIKVIDLLAPYARGGKIGLFGGAGVGKTVLIQELIRNIAAEHGGYSIFTGVGERTREGNDLWREMGESGVLNNTALVFGQMNEPPGARMRVALTGLTMAEYFRDRQKQNVLLFVDNIFRYVQAGSEVSALMGRMPSAVGYQPTLADEVGALQERITSTRDGAITSVQAVYVPADDLTDPAPATTFAHLDATTVLSRKIVEQGIYPAVDPLESTSRILEPDVVGERHYKVARGAQELLQRYRELQDIIAILGMEELSADDRKTVDRARRMQQYFSQPFFVAETFTGLEGRYVPLDATLNGFEALLGGELDEYPESAFSMVGTVDEVREKARAQGAV; encoded by the coding sequence ATGGAACTGAAAGGCGCTGTAGCACAGGTGCTCGGACCAGTTGTCGACGTCGAGTTTGACGGCGGCAAGCTGCCGGAAATCAATGAAGCGCTGACCGTCGAGCTGGACGGCAAAAAGCAGGTCATGGAGGTTGCGCAGCATGTCGGCGGAGACACCGTTCGATGCATCATGCTGTCCCCAAGTGAAGGCCTGGGCCGCGGCGATACTGTTATCGCCTCCGGTCATACAATTGAAACTCCTGTCGGCGAAGGTACATTGGGTCGTCTGTTCAATGTACTGGGTGAGCCGATTGACGAAAAAGGTCCGGTACAGACCGATGAAAAATGGTCCATTCACCGTGAACCGCCGGCTTTTGCAAACCAGAATCCAACCACCGAGATTTTGGAAACCGGCATCAAGGTCATCGACCTGCTAGCTCCATATGCCCGCGGCGGTAAAATCGGTCTGTTCGGCGGCGCCGGTGTCGGCAAGACCGTCCTGATTCAGGAGCTGATTCGAAATATTGCCGCAGAGCACGGCGGCTACTCCATCTTTACCGGCGTCGGCGAACGCACCCGTGAGGGCAACGATCTGTGGCGTGAAATGGGCGAATCCGGCGTACTGAACAACACCGCGCTGGTGTTCGGTCAGATGAACGAACCGCCTGGAGCACGTATGCGCGTTGCGCTGACCGGACTGACCATGGCAGAGTACTTCCGTGACCGCCAGAAGCAGAACGTGCTGCTGTTCGTAGACAACATCTTCCGTTATGTACAGGCAGGTTCTGAGGTGTCCGCCCTGATGGGCCGTATGCCTTCCGCCGTTGGCTATCAGCCGACGCTGGCGGATGAGGTCGGCGCGCTGCAGGAGCGTATTACCTCGACGCGTGACGGTGCGATCACATCGGTACAGGCTGTCTATGTCCCTGCCGATGACCTGACCGACCCTGCTCCGGCTACCACATTTGCACATCTGGATGCCACCACGGTTCTGTCTCGTAAGATTGTAGAACAGGGCATTTATCCGGCTGTCGATCCGCTGGAGTCCACTTCCCGTATTCTGGAGCCGGACGTTGTCGGTGAGCGCCATTACAAGGTTGCCCGCGGCGCACAGGAACTGCTGCAGCGCTATCGCGAGCTGCAGGACATCATTGCCATCCTCGGTATGGAAGAACTGAGCGCAGATGACCGCAAGACGGTTGACCGCGCACGCCGTATGCAGCAGTACTTCTCTCAGCCGTTCTTCGTTGCAGAAACCTTTACCGGTCTGGAAGGACGCTATGTGCCGCTGGATGCCACACTCAATGGCTTTGAGGCTCTGCTCGGCGGCGAACTGGACGAATATCCGGAGTCTGCCTTCTCTATGGTCGGCACCGTCGATGAAGTCCGTGAAAAGGCACGCGCACAGGGGGCAGTTTAA
- the atpG gene encoding ATP synthase F1 subunit gamma has translation MAGIKEIRTRIDSVQQTLKITNAMYLISSSKLRKARQQLNNVQPYFTKITSTIADILHHTPEMEHIYFDKRPDVAEHKVGYIVITGDKGLAGAYNHNVLHLAEEQIAKTPNSTLFVIGQVGRVYFAERGMRIDGEFMYTAQDPNIPRARDITELFIKLFRENQLDEVYIVYTEMITPMRLEPKMQKLLPLDIDAFPWSPRPGEDEPYHQTVTYVPSADKVLSQIVPGYVKGVLFGAMVESFCSEQNARMTAMDSSTNNARDMLKELSLRYNRARQAAITQEITEIVGGAQTQKAERPPLRREKPARVVRFLADGSRAQKARNESWN, from the coding sequence ATGGCAGGCATAAAGGAAATCCGTACACGAATCGACAGCGTACAGCAAACGCTGAAGATTACCAATGCGATGTACCTGATCTCCTCCTCCAAGCTGCGCAAGGCGCGCCAGCAGCTCAACAATGTACAGCCGTACTTCACCAAAATCACCTCGACAATTGCGGACATTCTGCACCACACACCGGAAATGGAGCATATCTATTTTGATAAGCGTCCGGATGTTGCTGAACACAAAGTTGGCTATATCGTCATCACCGGCGATAAAGGTCTGGCCGGTGCATACAACCACAATGTTCTGCATTTGGCAGAGGAGCAAATTGCCAAAACGCCGAACTCGACCCTGTTTGTCATCGGTCAGGTCGGCAGAGTATATTTTGCAGAGCGCGGCATGCGCATTGACGGTGAATTTATGTACACCGCGCAGGATCCAAACATCCCGCGCGCCCGCGACATCACAGAGCTGTTTATCAAGCTGTTTCGTGAGAACCAGCTGGATGAGGTCTATATTGTATATACTGAAATGATTACCCCGATGCGGCTGGAGCCGAAAATGCAAAAGCTCCTGCCGCTGGATATTGACGCTTTCCCGTGGTCACCGCGTCCCGGCGAGGATGAACCATACCACCAGACCGTTACCTATGTCCCGAGTGCGGACAAGGTACTGAGCCAAATCGTTCCGGGTTACGTCAAAGGCGTGCTGTTTGGCGCCATGGTAGAGTCGTTCTGCTCCGAGCAGAACGCCCGCATGACGGCGATGGATTCTTCCACCAACAATGCACGAGATATGTTAAAGGAGCTCTCCCTGCGTTATAACCGCGCCCGTCAGGCTGCGATTACGCAGGAAATTACAGAGATTGTCGGCGGCGCACAGACGCAGAAAGCGGAACGCCCGCCGCTCCGCCGGGAAAAGCCGGCGCGTGTTGTCCGTTTTCTTGCAGACGGCAGCCGCGCACAGAAAGCGAGGAACGAATCATGGAACTGA